The Bryobacteraceae bacterium genomic sequence GGACGCGCCGGTTCGATCACATGCAGCAGCATACGGGGCAGCATCTGCTTTCGGCTGTGTTTGCGGGGCTGCACGGAGCCGTAACGGTGAGCGTGCATTTCGGCGCGGATATCTCAACGATTGAACTGGAAGGCGCGGCGGTGACGCGCGAACAGATCGAGTCCGCGGAAACTGCCGCGAACGAAATCGTATTCGAGAACCGGCCCGTGACGGTGTGCTACCAGGAGGGCAGTGTAGGGCTGCGGAAGGAGTCCTCCCGCGAGGGGACGCTACGTGTGGTTACGATAGCGGACCTGGACCGGTCGGCCTGTGGCGGGACACACGTGCGCGGGACTGCGGAGGTCGGGCCGATCGCCATCGGGAAAACGGAGAAGATCCGGGGGAACCTGCGGATGGAGTTCCGTTGCGGGCATCGGGCGATCGCGGCGTGGAAGTCAGAGACGGCGGCGCTGGATGCCGCACAGCGAGTCGCGGCGGCGAAGTTGGCGTCGGCGCAGAAGCAGCTCAGTAAGTTGACGGCCGAGATGGCGCGCATGCGGGGCCGTGAGCTGTACGCGGCGACGGAGGCGGATGGGCGCGGACGTCGTGTGGCGCTGCAAGCGGTGGATGGCGGGATCGACGAGGCCGTGCGCGCGGAAGCGCATGCGTTCACCGAAGCGCCGGGCGCGATGTATGTGGC encodes the following:
- a CDS encoding alanyl-tRNA editing protein; amino-acid sequence: MTERLYYDDAYLSRFEAAVVECDGGTVWLDRTAFYPTSGGQANDTGLIGEARVLDVIDEGERIAHRVDKAVGAGPVECAIDWTRRFDHMQQHTGQHLLSAVFAGLHGAVTVSVHFGADISTIELEGAAVTREQIESAETAANEIVFENRPVTVCYQEGSVGLRKESSREGTLRVVTIADLDRSACGGTHVRGTAEVGPIAIGKTEKIRGNLRMEFRCGHRAIAAWKSETAALDAAQRVAAAKLASAQKQLSKLTAEMARMRGRELYAATEADGRGRRVALQAVDGGIDEAVRAEAHAFTEAPGAMYVAVAGATVLVASSGEAANAMLKPHLDAQGGRGGGNGRVAQGTFASPEAAQSVAAVLTSS